A genomic segment from Acidobacteriota bacterium encodes:
- the mreD gene encoding rod shape-determining protein MreD, producing MTASRYFVGLALAVLAHAVAARWAPGLISYLDFFVVLTVLTALSGDPLQGLLGGFLVGNVQDSMTVGLFGLYGFANTLVGYVTAKIVQRIVIERAMGVFPMVAGAVLAQQLIVLALTSILLPSPPLPNPIHLVLRAVACGVLGSVLFALGGWWRGRSARRRRSRMDRVHLG from the coding sequence ATGACCGCCAGCCGCTACTTCGTCGGCCTGGCGCTGGCGGTGTTGGCCCACGCGGTGGCCGCCCGCTGGGCGCCGGGGTTGATCTCCTACCTGGACTTTTTTGTCGTGCTGACGGTGCTCACCGCCTTGAGCGGTGACCCCCTGCAAGGCCTGCTGGGCGGATTCCTGGTCGGCAACGTACAAGATTCGATGACCGTGGGTCTCTTCGGCCTCTATGGGTTCGCCAACACGCTCGTCGGCTATGTCACCGCCAAGATCGTGCAGCGCATCGTCATCGAGCGGGCGATGGGGGTGTTCCCGATGGTCGCCGGGGCGGTGCTGGCGCAGCAGCTCATCGTGCTCGCCCTGACCTCGATCCTGCTGCCGTCGCCGCCTTTGCCGAACCCCATCCACCTGGTGCTGCGGGCCGTCGCTTGCGGGGTCTTGGGCTCCGTGCTCTTCGCCCTTGGCGGTTGGTGGCGGGGCCGTTCCGCGCGCCGTCGGCGCAGCCGTATGGACCGAGTTCACCTGGGGTAA